CACTACGGTGACGTGATAAAACCTAAACTATCCCAATTAAAGCCAGATACCATGCAAGCAATGAGCGATTTAGTCGCCAGAAGAAATCAATTATTAGTGATGCAAACCATGGAAAAGAACCGCTTACAAATTTTACCTAAAGAGCTAGCCATGACCATCAAACCTATCCTCACCGCCTTTAAGCAACAGATAATCAAGATTGAAAAGAAACTCATAGCACTCATTGAATCTTGTCCCGATTATCAGGCGAAGAACACAATCCTACAAAGCATGACTGGGATAGGAAAAATAGCCTCAGCATCCATTATCAGCAACTTGCCTGAATTAGGTTACATGACAAGTAAACAAGCCAGCAGCCTCGTAGGCGTTGCACCGATGAACCGAGAAAGTGGTCGGTATCGAGGTCAACGTAAAATCCAAGGAGGCAGACACCAAGTACGTACGGTTTTATACATGGCGATGATGTCAGCGATTCAAAGCAATCCTATTTTTAAAGAAACTTACCAGCGATTAGTTGCCGCAGGTAAACCTAAGAAGGTGGCAATAATTGCCTGCATTAGAAAGATGGTCGTGATATTAAATTCAATGCTTAGAGACGGTGTTATGTGGCAAGCGCCAAAAACTAAAATTTAGCTATTGACGCCATAGTCTCTTGTTATATGGCTTTATGACCACTTCTATTTTTAGCACCAATAAACACCGCGGTTATTATTATAATAAGCTCTAGGATTAGATCGTAAGCCCAACCTTT
The window above is part of the Thalassotalea insulae genome. Proteins encoded here:
- a CDS encoding IS110 family transposase, which codes for MKNTINQNINVGVDTGKFQLDIYLRPIDIYFTVSNDEKGINEAISTIKKYNVERIVIEATGRLEMPFIMACAKAKLPFVIANPIHIKRFAGAIGQRAKTDKLDAQLIAHYGDVIKPKLSQLKPDTMQAMSDLVARRNQLLVMQTMEKNRLQILPKELAMTIKPILTAFKQQIIKIEKKLIALIESCPDYQAKNTILQSMTGIGKIASASIISNLPELGYMTSKQASSLVGVAPMNRESGRYRGQRKIQGGRHQVRTVLYMAMMSAIQSNPIFKETYQRLVAAGKPKKVAIIACIRKMVVILNSMLRDGVMWQAPKTKI